In Chlorocebus sabaeus isolate Y175 chromosome 5, mChlSab1.0.hap1, whole genome shotgun sequence, one genomic interval encodes:
- the SEC14L5 gene encoding SEC14-like protein 5 isoform X2 translates to MVQRYQSPVRVYKYPFELVMAAYEKRFPTCPQIPVFLGSEVLRESRSPDGAVHVVERSCRLRVDAPRLLRKIAGVEHVVFVQTNVLNWKERTLLIEAHNETFANRVVVNEHCSYTVHPENEDWTCFEQSASLDIRSFFGFENALEKIAMKQYTANVKRGKEVIEHYLNELISQGTSHIPRWTPAPVREEDARSQAGPRDPGSLEAHRPGSTLGPALEVVSMDGDKLDADYIERCLGHLTPMQESCLIQLRHWLQETHKGKIPKDEHILRFLRARDFHLDKAREMLCQSLSWRKQHQVDLLLQTWQPPALLEEFYAGGWHYQDIDGRPLYILRLGQMDTKGLMKAVGEEVLLRHVLSVNEEGQKRCEGSTRQLGRPISSWTCLLDLEGLNMRHLWRPGVKALLRMIEVVEDNYPETLGRLLIVRAPRVFPVLWTLISPFINENTRRKFLIYSGSNYQGPGGLVDYLDREVIPDFLGGESVVAVEILEGESVITWDFDILRGDVVFSLYHAKKVPRPGAREPGTRASGQLIDKGWVLGRDYSRVEAPLVCREGESIQGSHVTRWPGVYLLQWQMHSPPGSVACSLPGVDDVLTALHSPGPKCKLLYYYEVLASEDFRGSMSSLESCTSGFSQLSAATSSSSSGQSHNSSLVSR, encoded by the exons TGCACGTGGTGGAGCGGAGCTGCCGGCTTCGCGTGGACGCCCCGCGGCTGCTGCGGAAG ATCGCAGGTGTTGAGCACGTGGTCTTCGTGCAGACAAACGTCTTGAACTGGAAGGAGAGGACGCTCCTCATCGAAGCGCACAACGAGACCTTCGCCAACCGCGTGGTGGTGAACGAGCACTGCAGCTACACG GTCCACCCTGAGAACGAAGACTGGACTTGCTTCGAGCAGTCTGCCTCACTGGACATCCGGTCCTTCTTTGGCTTTGAAAATGCCTTGGAGAAGATCGCCATGAAGCAGTACACCGCCAACGTCAAGAGG GGGAAGGAGGTGATTGAGCATTACCTGAATGAGCTCATCTCCCAGGGTACCTCGCACATTCCCCGCTGGACGCCTGCCCCGGTCCGTGAGGAGGACGCCCGCAGCCAGGCTGGTCCCAGGGACCCCGGCTCCCTGGAGGCCCACCGGCCCGGTAGCACCCTGGGCCCCGCTCTGGAGGTGGTCAGTATGGACG GGGACAAGTTGGACGCGGACTACATTGAGAGGTGCCTGGGCCACCTCACGCCCATGCAGGAGAGCTGCCTGATCCAGCTTCGGCACTGGTTACAGGAGACCCACAAAGGCAAG ATTCCCAAAGATGAGCATATCCTTCGGTTCCTACGGGCTCGTGACTTCCACCTGGACAAGGCCCGGGAAATGCTGTGCCAGTCCTTGAGTTGGCGGAAGCAGCACCAGGTGGATCTCCTCCTTCAGACCTGGCAACCCCCTGCCCTGCTGGAGGAGTTCTATGCAGGGGGCTGGCATTATCAGGACATAG ACGGCCGCCCCCTCTACATCCTCCGCCTGGGCCAGATGGACACCAAAGGCTTGATGAAGGCTGTGGGGGAGGAGGTGCTGCTGCGGCAC GTTCTCTCCGTCAATGAGGAAGGACAGAAGCGGTGTGAGGGGAGCACAAGGCAGCTGGGCCGTCCCATCAG CTCCTGGACCTGCCTGCTGGACCTGGAGGGACTCAACATGCGGCACCTGTGGCGGCCGGGAGTGAAGGCCCTGCTGCGGATGATTGAGGTGGTTGAGGACAATTACCCAGAGACCCTGGGTCGGCTGCTCATCGTGCGAGCGCCCCGCGTCTTCCCCGTGCTCTGGACGCTG ATCAGCCCCTTCATCAACGAAAACACCCGGCGGAAGTTCCTCATCTACAGTGGCAGCAACTACCAGGGACCCGGAGGCCTTGTGGATTATCTGGATAGAGAAGTCATCCCTGACTTCCTTGGGGGAGAGAGCGTG GTGGCCGTGGAGATTCTGGAAGGGGAGTCGGTCATCACCTGGGACTTCGACATTCTGCGAGGGGACGTGGTGTTCAGCCTGTACCACGCCAAGAAGGTGCCCAGGCCGGGCGCCCGGGAGCCAGGGACCAGGGCCAGCGGGCAGCTGATCGACAAAGGCTGGGTCCTGGGCAGGGATTACAGTCGTGTGGAGGCTCCCCTCGTCTGCCGGGAAGGGGAGAGCATCCAG GGCTCCCATGTGACCCGGTGGCCCGGCGTCTACCTGCTCCAGTGGCAAATGCACAGCCCCCCTGGCAGTGTGGCCTGCAGCCTCCCGGGTGTGGACGACGTCCTGACGGCTCTGCACAGCCCTGGCCCCAAGTGCAAGCTTCTCTACTACTATGAGGTGCTCGCCTCTGAGGACTTCAG AGGCTCCATGTCCAGCCTGGAATCCTGCACCAGCGGCTTCTCCCAGCTCAGCGCAGCCACCTCGTCTTCCTCCTCCGGCCAGTCTCATAACAGCTCTCTGGTCTCCAGATAG
- the SEC14L5 gene encoding SEC14-like protein 5 isoform X1 — protein MVQRYQSPVRVYKYPFELVMAAYEKRFPTCPQIPVFLGSEVLRESRSPDGAVHVVERSCRLRVDAPRLLRKIAGVEHVVFVQTNVLNWKERTLLIEAHNETFANRVVVNEHCSYTVHPENEDWTCFEQSASLDIRSFFGFENALEKIAMKQYTANVKRGKEVIEHYLNELISQGTSHIPRWTPAPVREEDARSQAGPRDPGSLEAHRPGSTLGPALEVVSMDGDKLDADYIERCLGHLTPMQESCLIQLRHWLQETHKGKIPKDEHILRFLRARDFHLDKAREMLCQSLSWRKQHQVDLLLQTWQPPALLEEFYAGGWHYQDIDGRPLYILRLGQMDTKGLMKAVGEEVLLRHVLSVNEEGQKRCEGSTRQLGRPISSWTCLLDLEGLNMRHLWRPGVKALLRMIEVVEDNYPETLGRLLIVRAPRVFPVLWTLISPFINENTRRKFLIYSGSNYQGPGGLVDYLDREVIPDFLGGESVCNVPEGGLVPKSLYMTEEEQEHADQLWQWSETYHSASVLRGAPHEVAVEILEGESVITWDFDILRGDVVFSLYHAKKVPRPGAREPGTRASGQLIDKGWVLGRDYSRVEAPLVCREGESIQGSHVTRWPGVYLLQWQMHSPPGSVACSLPGVDDVLTALHSPGPKCKLLYYYEVLASEDFRGSMSSLESCTSGFSQLSAATSSSSSGQSHNSSLVSR, from the exons TGCACGTGGTGGAGCGGAGCTGCCGGCTTCGCGTGGACGCCCCGCGGCTGCTGCGGAAG ATCGCAGGTGTTGAGCACGTGGTCTTCGTGCAGACAAACGTCTTGAACTGGAAGGAGAGGACGCTCCTCATCGAAGCGCACAACGAGACCTTCGCCAACCGCGTGGTGGTGAACGAGCACTGCAGCTACACG GTCCACCCTGAGAACGAAGACTGGACTTGCTTCGAGCAGTCTGCCTCACTGGACATCCGGTCCTTCTTTGGCTTTGAAAATGCCTTGGAGAAGATCGCCATGAAGCAGTACACCGCCAACGTCAAGAGG GGGAAGGAGGTGATTGAGCATTACCTGAATGAGCTCATCTCCCAGGGTACCTCGCACATTCCCCGCTGGACGCCTGCCCCGGTCCGTGAGGAGGACGCCCGCAGCCAGGCTGGTCCCAGGGACCCCGGCTCCCTGGAGGCCCACCGGCCCGGTAGCACCCTGGGCCCCGCTCTGGAGGTGGTCAGTATGGACG GGGACAAGTTGGACGCGGACTACATTGAGAGGTGCCTGGGCCACCTCACGCCCATGCAGGAGAGCTGCCTGATCCAGCTTCGGCACTGGTTACAGGAGACCCACAAAGGCAAG ATTCCCAAAGATGAGCATATCCTTCGGTTCCTACGGGCTCGTGACTTCCACCTGGACAAGGCCCGGGAAATGCTGTGCCAGTCCTTGAGTTGGCGGAAGCAGCACCAGGTGGATCTCCTCCTTCAGACCTGGCAACCCCCTGCCCTGCTGGAGGAGTTCTATGCAGGGGGCTGGCATTATCAGGACATAG ACGGCCGCCCCCTCTACATCCTCCGCCTGGGCCAGATGGACACCAAAGGCTTGATGAAGGCTGTGGGGGAGGAGGTGCTGCTGCGGCAC GTTCTCTCCGTCAATGAGGAAGGACAGAAGCGGTGTGAGGGGAGCACAAGGCAGCTGGGCCGTCCCATCAG CTCCTGGACCTGCCTGCTGGACCTGGAGGGACTCAACATGCGGCACCTGTGGCGGCCGGGAGTGAAGGCCCTGCTGCGGATGATTGAGGTGGTTGAGGACAATTACCCAGAGACCCTGGGTCGGCTGCTCATCGTGCGAGCGCCCCGCGTCTTCCCCGTGCTCTGGACGCTG ATCAGCCCCTTCATCAACGAAAACACCCGGCGGAAGTTCCTCATCTACAGTGGCAGCAACTACCAGGGACCCGGAGGCCTTGTGGATTATCTGGATAGAGAAGTCATCCCTGACTTCCTTGGGGGAGAGAGCGTG TGTAATGTCCCTGAGGGAGGGCTGGTCCCCAAGTCCCTCTATATGACGGAAGAGGAGCAGGAGCACGCGGACCAGCTGTGGCAGTGGAGCGAGACCTACCATTCAGCCAGCGTGCTCCGCGGAGCCCCCCATGAG GTGGCCGTGGAGATTCTGGAAGGGGAGTCGGTCATCACCTGGGACTTCGACATTCTGCGAGGGGACGTGGTGTTCAGCCTGTACCACGCCAAGAAGGTGCCCAGGCCGGGCGCCCGGGAGCCAGGGACCAGGGCCAGCGGGCAGCTGATCGACAAAGGCTGGGTCCTGGGCAGGGATTACAGTCGTGTGGAGGCTCCCCTCGTCTGCCGGGAAGGGGAGAGCATCCAG GGCTCCCATGTGACCCGGTGGCCCGGCGTCTACCTGCTCCAGTGGCAAATGCACAGCCCCCCTGGCAGTGTGGCCTGCAGCCTCCCGGGTGTGGACGACGTCCTGACGGCTCTGCACAGCCCTGGCCCCAAGTGCAAGCTTCTCTACTACTATGAGGTGCTCGCCTCTGAGGACTTCAG AGGCTCCATGTCCAGCCTGGAATCCTGCACCAGCGGCTTCTCCCAGCTCAGCGCAGCCACCTCGTCTTCCTCCTCCGGCCAGTCTCATAACAGCTCTCTGGTCTCCAGATAG